Part of the Pieris rapae chromosome 14, ilPieRapa1.1, whole genome shotgun sequence genome is shown below.
GTTGACCACAAATGCTTCCTAGTAGATTAACGCGAGAACAATTTTGTCGCAAccatatttttgaataaagtttattattattttaaaaatattattaaattaatagattaataaatgaCTTACTGTAATCAACTTGCAGCGTATATGGTCCTTTAGCCAGTCCAATAATAAAACCAGCCCTAGTATGATCAACGCGTCGGTAGAGTTTTCTGAATGTTGGTAAGGCCGCGGTTCGCATCCAAACTATCAGGTCTTCATTctacaaaatattcaataatataatgctTACGACAAGATAGGCATTAACTTTTAGCTTTGAGTCTAGTACTAGtactcctatttcaccatgcctcctgctaaTAGAGGactaatctttgtttttaatttattttattattctttattactcaagatgtcacaTGGAActtggtgtaatggttgcagctccttacaaacattatgtaaaaaaaacttggcgatttaaaagagtggcggagagtttatcgCCAGTTCTTCTGTTCCGTTATACGCCctttatttgagaactggcagtaaatgtaaaattagattcatttattgtatatttctctcttttttgacgttcataagtgtacattatgttacctatatgaataaattatttttgacattgacTTTGAaggtatacattttatattcattagtGGTTTAACCACATATCGTAATCCTACAAAATTGCTAATAACAATACTTGgaattaattgttaatgaataaaaatagacgttttaaataaaatataatatttgaattaatgtaaataacattattaccatttttaaatagaatgaCATCGTTAAGGTAACTCGTTACTTTTTAAATGCCAATTAAGTCATAAAACAATCaaccttaatttaaaaaataattaatgcattAGTCATATTATTCATCGTTaatacaatttgacagtaAGGAACGTAAATTAGTTGAATATGTAAAGTGATTGATTGAATTTATGTTTaccattttaaaaactgttttttgatatatatgtataatacgGAAGAAAACACACGTTTATGTTTTAACAATTCTATGACATTAAACATcaagcttttaataaaaaaaggttctaACCTGGAATCCATTATTATCAGTGTTGTTTGGATCCAACATCCAGACTGGTTTCCGCCAATTAACTGGCTTTGTAAAGTTGGCGAAAGCTAGAAATATAGTTATAGAATTTTTAGGCAATTTATAAGTTAGCATCAAAACAATCAGAATCTTTTATAACGTCAGCTACTTTAACacaacaaacataaaattaaagatcATAGTTAAACAGAACACCGCAATAAAATGTTGATCAATTACCGCAAGGAGAAACCAGTAGTAatgcaaaaaatgtttatttctgttaTGTACCGGGGTGTTTAATTGCATTAGATTGATTTAGTTGGTAATAAATGTACCTGTTTTAAGATCCCCTGGCGGATTTCTGAACTTAATATCCTTGTCTGACGTCCATGCAATACCTGTGTTTAAGACTGGCACTTCAACCATCTTATTTATCTCCTGTGAATACACTCGTAGACTATCTGAAATTATATAGGTTAAATGAAAGGGAAGTAGGGGCTAAAGTTTGCCTGACTGAACCTAAGCCGTCTGAGGTTATGTGAATCAGAGCTCTGCTGTGTATGGATGAGTTGAATAAGTCCAGAGAATTAATCATACTGTAACCGTTTATGCATGATTTGCATGGACATTACCCTTAGTTCTAATATTAGCAAATTTTTACAGttctgtattataattttatgacagCAAGCAACATAAGCcagtaatacaaataatattgctGGTTGGATCATGTTTGACTTATAAGTAAAAgaccaaaatttaatatatgtacataacaaaattaatactatATGCACATTGTGTATGGTTTTGTTCCAATAAAATGGTTATTGTTTCTCCAGAAGTTAAATCCAGGATCCTTTTGGAAAACCAGGACTGGACACTtagcattaaaatttaaaaccataCAACAGCATTTACTACTTaccattaaataaagaatttgcTATGGCTCCACAAGGTGCTATTGGTTTCATTTTACCTTCCTCTTCTGCATATGAAAATGGGTCACAATCAGAGGATGGTGTTAGTGCTAGGTGGCCCAGAAGTTGGCTATCATCTCTGTTAAGTATAGAtaaaccataaaaaaatagtttaattttgaataatatattaatcaccacatacatataaatctttatatttaattaattacaaatataaatattgataattgtGTAGTTGGTCTACACAAGTAATGAGTAACATTGAACagctacataaatataaaaaggaaagTTTACAAACCTAGATTTGACATATCTTCTATGGTTTTGGTAGTAGTTGCTTAATCCATAATAAAAGTAGACATCACCCTTAAAATCTTCagtaagattaaaatttatttgacataCACATGGTTCCAACATTTTAGTGTCTTTGATAAATTTAGCGCAGGTTTCATTGACAGCATCTTCTTTcatacaatatgtataatcAATTACATGTTCTTTAAcctaaacataataaaatagttcaaAAGATACAGTAATATTAATGTCTACAATCAACCTGTGTCTTAAAACAAACATCAAAGCAgtaacataaacatttaaagcaataactttatttataattatagctTACCTCATCAGAAAAGTAAAGTAATCCAATTCCCACTGGTATAAAGGCTATTCCAATAACAAAGAAAGTTGGCAAAACAGTCCCAGCTGTTAAAATCGGTTGCCAAGCTGGTAGACGTTGCTGCTTGAATGCGGACTCTATAAAGaagtttaaatatcaaaaatttgaTCAATACTCCAAGGCTAAGGTGTGTCTACTACCATTTTTGTTACCTGCAGGTCGTCTAGATTTAACATTTTGGTCAGATGTATCGCTAGAGGTAGCCATAGTCAAggcattaatattaaataaataaaaagtacgtTCAAAATTCTTGAATTCAATAAGTTAAaagaattatcaaaatattttttttatttacaacttcagatcaaatgaaaaattaaagacTGACAGACGCTCAGACTAGGAGACTCTGTACCACAGACCTTACTAAACCTACTATCCATAGAGAATATGATATCCCTTGTAATATCCTGTCCCCCTCTGGCCAGGGGCGGCTTACCAGTAAACGTTTAACTTTTTGATATATCAGTTTTAGCCACGCTTGGAGTTTATAATTGGTTAAGTTTGTTGGCTGAGtacagtaatatataaattgtatagatggcattttgaaagataaaaatatttttctggaATAAAGTATCCACTTTAATACATGCCTAAAAAACACCTTGACATCATGAGTGCAAAACCCCCCAAAGTTCGCATAACTAGGCCGATGAAAGATATACAAAATAGTGGCCAAATCCATAGAGTGAGAGATAGAATTACTTCACAGACGAAATACAGATGTCAAAACTAGTAAGTCTGTGCCCGCACTCCGTTCAACGCTGACCGCTGTCGTCTGTCGTCCATCTCATGTAAATCGGTTGTGAATTATTGTAATCGGTTGCGGGTTGTAGTTGTGGGTTGCCGAATCCacttttattatcaatattgtaAAGCAAtagtatatgaataatttaagtgtTCATATTAATTCAAGTGCATCTTTACAATAAGGTCAAATTGATTTAACAGAAAAGtggacatatttaaatatgtcgaGTGATACGGCGAAGAATGTAAGTATcttgtgatttgttttttaacttttatttttataacaatattgtattACTGCATTGTTCATATtatgttgtaaataattgttttatataattttattggtcAAAAGTGTTTTTAACTTCGATATGTATGACTCACCGTTGTTTCTACTTACCTACTTAATACTCATTGACCAAGTTACTATACTATACGTAACTATAATATGCATGCCACTGGTGAAATGGATCTCGATACAGTTAGCGGATGTGTGTCAATGTTTACGCGTACCAATTGAATATTTACAGAATGACAGTTTTATTGTCTCAGTAAATCACTAAACACTAACTCCCATTATCACAAGTTATTCCATTGTATGAAGGGCTTATCAGTCCTGGCAATGTACTctacagttttaattatttcctgtTATATCCCATCTGTTTTTTATGctatttctctttataatttgcttatttatgtttatagcttaaacaattattatttttacagttttcAAACCTTGAGACTCCTGGGTATGTTGGATTTGCGAATTTGCCTAATCAGGTCCATCgtaaatctgtaaaaaaaggttttgagTTCACACTGATGGTTGTAGGGGAAAGTGGGTTGGGAAAATCCACTCTTGTGAACTCTCTGTTTTTAACAGATCTTTATCCTGAGAGAGTTATTCCAGACGCTACAGGTACGGACTATGCATGTGAACGGCATTAATTTTTGCTTTCAGGGTAAGATTAAGTGTTAATAGATAGTGGTAAATATGACTGTGTTTGTCAAATCCAAAAACTTTTGGAGTCATTTACCACTAAgtctcaaaaaataattttactctaAATAACAGTTAAACTGTATACATAACTAATTAACAGTAATAgtattgttaaaatacaaataaaagataataataatatcttgtaataatataattaacagtGTTTCTAAtgattaacttaaatttattttgtgggAAATTGCTATTTCATTTAGTACACCTTTTTATGTACCAgcaattagttttttaactaATGGAAATAAGTGTCTTGAAAAACAAGTTGGCGAGCATGcaatattttactttgaaatGAGAGCAAGATAATAGGATTCACACACTACACCAACAGTTTCTCACACCTCAGACTAGATCTCTGTCTGTTTCCTTGTCTTCATCattttgaagtatttttataggttaGATTCACGATTTTtgctttttgtatatttacaaaaaattgtcacatttatttttataactatggGTCCGAAGAAGATGATGTCTATGGGATTCAAGCATGaaatcattttctttttcaaaatcACTTGACAAAAACAACTGAGGTGGTATTTTGGGTGATGGAATGGATTAATTGCATTCCAACACCCATTAAGTTCATTGGGGAAAATTGTTTTGACATACAAGCAAGGTTATGGAATAAGTTAAACTTGTATGTCAAGGTACTACTGTACACGTAAatccataaaatattaaagctttaattttatgattcaCAAGGTAAACTAAATTACATAGCTAAGCTTCTTACTTCCACtacttacatataatttagCTTATCTTAGCTTATGGTTTTACAAAGCTTAACACACCTTCAGctaacttatattttacactTGTAGCTCAGTGCTAATAATGCTTATCCTGGTGGCATTACAGGTTTATGATCCTTCATCCTTAAACTGCTACGAGATTAAAATCCAAGTATTGGTAGAAGTGCATTATAAGATGCTTATCAATTAGTAATTATagttaaaacatgttttttctattaaatcaaCTAGTAACAAGAATTATTGTTGCATAAGAACTTGTTTTAAACATTCCATTACATAAACATTGCAAGactttttaaatcaatgtaaTAGTTGATTAATCTATTGCCGTTTCactgtgttatttttaaccaactaaaaataaactgacTGACAGAGAGATAgatacacatacaaatatttaaaataaaattgatgaaAGAAATTACAACTAAtcttatacaaaatatgaaatatatttactgtattgattttattgttcATACAAGCTAATCTACTCAAGCTGACAACAGAAAAAGCCTaccttaaaacaataattaatctttttttttttaaataaatgttttgcaGAGAAATTGAATCAGACTGTAAAACTTGATGCATCTACAGTAGAGATTGAAGAGCGTGGTGTGAAACTGCGATTGACTGTTGTTGATACTCCTGGATATGGAGATGCCATTGATAACACAGACTGCTTCAAAGTAAGttctatttgtataataaaatataaatatttcttctgTCCATATCTTGTAATTAAACTCATCCTAAATAGCTGGACCGGACCTGTTTTGATGCATTTTTTTCGGtttttttaagtgtaattGAGAATTGCTTAGTTTAAAATGAACGatttaaatgtacaaaaacCTTCTAAATTCAACACAAGttcaaaaaaaatctgcgGGAATAATCTACGTAATTATTTCCAAACTTTCAAagacataatatgtacttttattataatgtagaaAATTccttaatttgttaaaaagaaGATGCTAATTTGTCAGtagtttttcataaaaaaaattacgttaaaGATTTCATCTGTATATATGACGTTTTGATTGGGTAAATTGTTAACAAAAACTCAATTCAAGTGCTTCTTTACAGTCAATTATACAATACATTGATGAGCAATTTGAGAGGTTCCTTCGTGATGAAAGCGGTCTTAATCGACGTAACATTGTAGACAACAGAATTCATTGTTGTTTCTACTTTATATCTCCATTTGGACATGGGTAATGCATatcatatactatattattgtttaataatggaaatttgaatttagtgcatataatcaatttaattaataaattggatATAATTAAGCTGCTGAGGATAGGGCCTCGTTATTCggttaaatattatcttacttTAGTTATTAAAGATGTTTAATCACTTATAggtataaagtaattaaaggtAGCCAAGGTtgaattgattataaaatgcaCCTCAATggataaaattacaataatttgtgttaattaaCGGGTTACTAGCCAAGAccttaataaaagttttaaaagcattaaattatattaatttccaaatataaaattattttaattattaatttatcttaatataatcactatgataaaaaataagctctttataataaaatctatgaacTAGATAAAAAAGACATATTCTTTGAAATAAGTAGTTGTacataacttaattaattgcaGATTGAAACCATTGGATATTGAATTTATGAAACAATTGCATAACAAGGTGAACATTGTACCCGTGATTGCAAAGGCAGATTGTCTTACTAAGAAAGAAGTTCAGAGGCTTAAGTCCagggtaaaaaatatttattttattgattcacAGTATACTATGCAGAGagactatattttttacaggattacctttttaattaaaatcctaTTCCGTCAGTATTTGATTATATAGGCAAAATTACGAGGTTtatcattttgtttaaataatgttagaaattaaaaaaaggaatttaaatattcaaatcgtTCAG
Proteins encoded:
- the LOC111004329 gene encoding cell cycle control protein 50A, producing MATSSDTSDQNVKSRRPAESAFKQQRLPAWQPILTAGTVLPTFFVIGIAFIPVGIGLLYFSDEVKEHVIDYTYCMKEDAVNETCAKFIKDTKMLEPCVCQINFNLTEDFKGDVYFYYGLSNYYQNHRRYVKSRDDSQLLGHLALTPSSDCDPFSYAEEEGKMKPIAPCGAIANSLFNDSLRVYSQEINKMVEVPVLNTGIAWTSDKDIKFRNPPGDLKTAFANFTKPVNWRKPVWMLDPNNTDNNGFQNEDLIVWMRTAALPTFRKLYRRVDHTRAGFIIGLAKGPYTLQVDYNYPVTDFDGTKTFIISTTSLLGGKNPFLGVAYVVVGSLCLLLGIVLLVIHVRCSKSTTEMINVNPRTPYS
- the LOC111004367 gene encoding septin-1, whose protein sequence is MSSDTAKNFSNLETPGYVGFANLPNQVHRKSVKKGFEFTLMVVGESGLGKSTLVNSLFLTDLYPERVIPDATEKLNQTVKLDASTVEIEERGVKLRLTVVDTPGYGDAIDNTDCFKSIIQYIDEQFERFLRDESGLNRRNIVDNRIHCCFYFISPFGHGLKPLDIEFMKQLHNKVNIVPVIAKADCLTKKEVQRLKSRVMEEIEREGIKIYPLPDCDSDEDEDYKEQVRQLKAAVPFAVCGAGQQLEVRGRRVRGRLYPWGVVEVENPEHCDFIKLRTMLITHMQDLQEVTQEVHYENYRSERLARNGQVPKRHTSTESGLSENSNDLANGSTEDGSGRDKVLREKEAELRRMQEMLEQMQRQMQLQAASTTTA